One window from the genome of Castellaniella sp. MT123 encodes:
- a CDS encoding glucarate dehydratase family protein yields the protein MKLKTIRITPIAFKDPPLLNAAGIHEPYALRTIIELESDTGHVGLGETYGDAPVLELLQALAPDLAGLDPFNLNGLRQRVRDVVARTRTSAGTAFTLAPGTDPAKNVQKLYSAFEVAFLDMQARYLGMPLVDLLGGRVRDAVPFSAYLFFKYARHVDAHYQDDAWGEALTPEQLVAQAETMIDRHGFKSIKLKAGVLPPEQEVDCIRALAHRFPGMPLRIDPNGNWSLSTAIAMGGQLDGLLEYYEDPCPTLADMAALHQATGMLLATNMVVTDLDQFRANTATQGCQIILSDHHYWGGLRDTQLLARMCETFGLGLSMHSNSHLGISLMAMAHVAASVPLLSYACDTHYPWLDPNEEVIAGGQLRFQDGAIVPGDAPGLGLDIDQDALARLHRQYLDCGIRSRNDAAQMRKYRPGWTGKAPRF from the coding sequence ATGAAGCTCAAGACCATCAGGATCACCCCGATCGCGTTCAAGGATCCTCCGCTGCTGAATGCGGCCGGCATCCACGAACCTTACGCGCTGCGCACCATCATCGAACTCGAAAGCGACACCGGGCATGTCGGCCTGGGGGAAACCTATGGGGATGCGCCAGTGCTGGAACTGCTGCAGGCCCTGGCACCCGATCTGGCGGGGCTGGATCCTTTCAATCTGAACGGTTTGCGCCAGCGGGTGCGGGATGTCGTCGCGCGCACGCGGACCAGCGCCGGCACGGCCTTCACGCTGGCGCCGGGCACCGATCCCGCGAAGAATGTCCAGAAGCTGTATTCCGCGTTCGAGGTCGCCTTCCTGGACATGCAGGCCCGGTATCTGGGCATGCCGCTGGTCGATCTGCTGGGCGGGCGCGTGCGCGACGCGGTGCCGTTCAGCGCCTATCTGTTCTTCAAATATGCGCGCCACGTCGATGCCCACTACCAGGATGATGCCTGGGGCGAGGCATTGACCCCGGAACAACTGGTGGCGCAGGCGGAAACCATGATCGACCGGCATGGCTTCAAAAGCATCAAGCTCAAGGCCGGCGTTCTGCCGCCCGAACAGGAAGTCGACTGCATCCGGGCGCTGGCCCACCGGTTTCCGGGCATGCCCCTGCGGATTGATCCGAACGGCAACTGGTCCTTGTCCACGGCGATTGCGATGGGCGGGCAACTGGACGGGCTGCTGGAATACTACGAGGACCCGTGCCCGACGCTGGCGGACATGGCCGCCTTGCACCAGGCGACTGGCATGCTCCTGGCCACCAACATGGTGGTGACGGACCTGGATCAGTTCCGCGCCAACACCGCGACGCAGGGGTGTCAGATCATCCTGTCGGATCATCATTACTGGGGCGGCCTGCGCGATACGCAGTTGCTGGCCCGCATGTGCGAGACCTTCGGCCTGGGGCTGTCCATGCATTCGAATTCGCACCTGGGCATCAGCCTGATGGCCATGGCTCACGTGGCGGCCAGCGTGCCCTTGCTCAGCTATGCCTGCGATACCCATTACCCGTGGCTGGATCCGAACGAAGAGGTGATCGCCGGCGGGCAACTGCGCTTTCAGGATGGGGCCATCGTGCCGGGTGATGCCCCCGGGCTGGGCCTGGACATCGATCAGGATGCCCTGGCCCGATTGCATCGGCAGTATCTGGATTGCGGGATTCGTTCGCGCAACGACGCTGCGCAGATGCGAAAATACCGGCCAGGCTGGACCGGCAAGGCGCCACGGTTCTGA
- a CDS encoding FadR/GntR family transcriptional regulator, with protein MATATARRSRSLTQDVVTALSERIRNGEFHVGEKLPTESELMESFGVSRTVIREAISRLQAAGLVETRHGIGTFLLEPQNEQQLRIRTANILTMLDVMAILELRISLETEAAGLAALRRTDAHVHQLRTILDEFAEHVRKKTGNAVVSDVAFHLLVATATGNRYFHDILKQLGKAIIPRTRVDSVAHAEGDRSRYLERVHLEHEDIYNAIVRKDPDAARAAMRTHLANSRERLRKAQEVAAQQYQSS; from the coding sequence ATGGCCACTGCCACCGCCCGCCGTTCCCGCAGTCTGACCCAGGATGTCGTGACCGCTCTGTCCGAGCGCATCCGCAACGGGGAATTCCATGTCGGCGAAAAGCTGCCGACCGAATCCGAACTGATGGAATCGTTCGGCGTCAGCCGCACGGTCATCCGGGAAGCCATCTCGCGCTTGCAGGCGGCGGGGCTGGTGGAAACCCGCCACGGGATCGGCACCTTCCTGCTGGAACCGCAGAACGAGCAGCAACTGCGCATCCGCACGGCAAACATCCTGACCATGCTGGACGTCATGGCCATCCTGGAATTGCGCATCAGCCTGGAAACCGAGGCGGCCGGCCTGGCGGCCTTGCGGCGCACGGATGCCCACGTGCATCAGCTGCGCACGATTCTGGATGAATTCGCCGAGCACGTCCGTAAAAAAACCGGCAATGCCGTCGTCTCGGACGTGGCTTTTCACCTGCTGGTGGCGACCGCGACTGGCAACCGCTATTTCCACGACATCCTCAAACAGCTGGGCAAGGCCATCATTCCCCGGACGCGGGTCGACTCGGTCGCGCACGCGGAAGGCGACCGGTCACGTTACCTGGAACGTGTCCATCTGGAACACGAGGACATCTACAACGCCATTGTCCGCAAGGATCCAGACGCCGCCAGGGCCGCCATGCGGACCCACCTGGCCAATAGCAGGGAACGCCTGCGCAAGGCCCAGGAAGTCGCGGCGCAGCAGTACCAGTCGTCCTGA
- the kdgD gene encoding 5-dehydro-4-deoxyglucarate dehydratase — translation MISCQELKEIMNDGLLSFPVTDFKDNGDFDPKGYQARLEWLMPYGARALFAAGGTGEYFSLTLDDYSKVVETAVKTCRDHTPILAGAGGPTRNAIAFAQEAQKKGAVGLLLMPHYLTEAPQDGIARHVKEVCQSVDIGVILYNRGQCRLSASVLEQLADECPNLIGFKDGVGDIENMVRVRRRLGDRFAYLGGLPTAEVFAAAYRALGVPVYSSAVFNFIPATAMKFYQAVKSGDDATIGHLLDTFFLPMLEIRNRKAGYAVSIVKAGARIVGHPAGPVRAPLSDLNPEEEATLRELIEALPA, via the coding sequence ATGATCTCTTGCCAGGAATTGAAGGAAATAATGAACGACGGGCTGCTGTCCTTTCCCGTCACGGATTTCAAAGACAACGGCGATTTCGACCCCAAGGGCTATCAGGCCCGCCTGGAATGGCTGATGCCGTACGGTGCCCGGGCGTTGTTTGCCGCTGGCGGCACGGGGGAATACTTTTCCCTGACGCTGGATGACTATTCGAAGGTCGTGGAAACTGCTGTCAAGACCTGTCGGGATCACACGCCGATCCTGGCCGGGGCGGGTGGCCCCACCCGCAACGCCATCGCCTTTGCCCAGGAAGCCCAGAAAAAAGGCGCGGTCGGCCTGTTGCTGATGCCCCACTACCTGACCGAGGCGCCCCAGGACGGCATCGCGCGCCACGTCAAGGAAGTCTGCCAGTCCGTGGACATCGGGGTGATCCTCTACAATCGCGGCCAGTGCCGTCTGTCGGCTTCCGTGCTGGAACAGCTGGCCGACGAATGTCCCAATCTGATCGGCTTCAAGGACGGCGTGGGCGACATCGAGAACATGGTCCGGGTGCGCCGCCGTCTGGGCGACCGTTTCGCCTATCTGGGCGGCCTGCCCACCGCCGAGGTCTTTGCCGCAGCCTACCGTGCCCTGGGTGTGCCGGTGTATTCCTCGGCCGTGTTCAACTTCATCCCGGCCACCGCCATGAAGTTTTATCAAGCCGTGAAATCCGGTGACGACGCCACCATCGGCCATCTGTTGGACACCTTTTTCCTGCCCATGCTGGAAATCCGCAACCGCAAGGCCGGCTACGCCGTCAGCATCGTCAAGGCGGGCGCCCGCATCGTCGGTCATCCCGCCGGCCCGGTGCGTGCGCCGCTCTCGGACCTGAATCCTGAAGAAGAAGCGACCCTGCGCGAACTGATCGAAGCCCTGCCTGCCTGA